In Promicromonospora sp. Populi, one genomic interval encodes:
- a CDS encoding extracellular solute-binding protein — protein MRTARFFIAPVTAAALALSLGACGSGGGEGDDTTITVAYQRFGNFTQAHELFTDVAADFEEANPGMTVELVPIEAQQNDYFTRLALMNRSPSTAPDVMYEDTYMIRSDVEAGYLAPLDDYLAEWDEWGQFVESAQQAGAGDDGQIYGVSMGTDTRGLWFNRDVLANAGLPADWAPTSWDDLLEAARAIQASDPDVVPFNIYSGTPQGEAAVMQGFEMLLYGTGDTLYEDGQWVVGSQGFIDALDFIGTVYSEGLAPTPQQALDTNIGNTVQGQWLPEGRVGIALDGSWIAGNWLESGVAPWPEWTETMGTAAMPTQDGAAPGAVSMSGGWTLAMGSGSENPDAAFEFISMALNRENSLWFDVAASQIAVRTDVAEDPEYTATNPTTQFFTDLVDVTHFRPATSDYPQISNEIMVAMESVMTGQQTAEEAAAVYDEAVVGIVGEENTTQG, from the coding sequence ATGCGTACGGCACGATTTTTCATCGCACCCGTCACGGCAGCGGCTCTTGCCCTCTCGCTCGGCGCCTGCGGCTCCGGCGGGGGCGAGGGTGACGACACCACGATCACGGTCGCGTACCAGAGGTTCGGCAACTTCACGCAGGCCCACGAGCTGTTCACGGACGTCGCGGCCGACTTCGAGGAAGCGAACCCCGGCATGACCGTGGAGCTGGTGCCCATCGAGGCCCAGCAGAACGACTACTTCACCAGGCTCGCCCTGATGAACCGGTCGCCCAGCACCGCCCCCGACGTCATGTACGAGGACACGTACATGATCCGGTCGGACGTCGAGGCCGGGTACCTCGCGCCGCTGGACGACTACCTCGCCGAATGGGACGAGTGGGGCCAGTTCGTCGAGAGCGCCCAGCAGGCCGGCGCTGGCGACGACGGCCAGATCTACGGCGTCTCCATGGGTACCGACACCCGCGGCCTCTGGTTCAACCGGGACGTGCTCGCCAACGCGGGTCTGCCCGCGGACTGGGCGCCGACGTCCTGGGACGACCTGCTGGAGGCGGCCCGGGCGATCCAGGCCTCCGACCCCGACGTCGTCCCGTTCAACATCTACTCCGGCACGCCCCAGGGTGAGGCCGCGGTGATGCAGGGCTTCGAGATGCTGCTGTACGGCACCGGCGACACCCTCTACGAGGACGGCCAGTGGGTGGTGGGCTCGCAGGGCTTCATCGACGCCCTCGACTTCATCGGCACCGTGTACTCCGAGGGCCTCGCGCCCACCCCGCAGCAGGCGCTCGACACGAACATCGGCAACACGGTGCAGGGTCAGTGGCTGCCGGAGGGCCGGGTCGGCATCGCGCTGGACGGCTCGTGGATCGCGGGCAACTGGCTCGAGTCCGGCGTCGCGCCCTGGCCCGAGTGGACCGAGACCATGGGGACCGCCGCCATGCCCACCCAGGACGGTGCCGCCCCCGGTGCGGTGAGCATGTCGGGTGGCTGGACGCTTGCCATGGGTTCCGGCTCCGAGAACCCGGACGCCGCGTTCGAGTTCATCTCGATGGCCCTGAACCGCGAGAACTCGCTGTGGTTCGATGTCGCGGCCAGCCAGATCGCCGTGCGGACCGATGTCGCGGAAGACCCCGAGTACACCGCTACCAACCCGACCACGCAGTTCTTCACGGACCTGGTCGACGTGACCCACTTCCGGCCCGCGACGTCGGACTACCCGCAGATCTCCAACGAGATCATGGTCGCGATGGAGTCCGTCATGACCGGGCAGCAGACGGCTGAGGAGGCGGCCGCCGTCTACGACGAGGCCGTGGTCGGCATCGTCGGCGAAGAGAACACGACTCAGGGCTGA
- the pulA gene encoding pullulanase-type alpha-1,6-glucosidase, whose translation MSRSARLRPAQPAQLGAAAVAIALLAAVGLAATTTGAVAAEQDGTAALVGSLQDELGCAADWDPACAATELAPQPDGTFAAEFEIPAGTYEYKVALNDSWDESYGRDGGQDNAPIHLEGPARVRVTYDDATHRTALTPLTLAGEYTDTDEALVHEPVRQPGSDERFYFVMTDRFANGDPTNDEGGLTGDRLSTGFDPEDKGFYQGGDLAGLRQNLDYIEGLGTTAIWLTPSFLNRPVQGSGADVSAGYHGYWITDFTRIDPHLGTNAELEALIDDAHARGLKVYFDIITNHTADVVDYAEGTYDYVDQATAPYTDADGNVFDPADHAGTGSFPELDAATSFPYTPVIDAGDEDVKVPAWLNDPTLYHNRGNSTWTGESVTYGDFSGLDDLMTEHPTVVDGFEEIYKAWIDLGIDGFRIDTVKHVNFEFWEEWSTEIQDYARAQGRDEFFTFGEVFDADAAKTSPYVRRTDMSSVLDFSFQSAATSYASGNSAQRLADLYASDDLYTTPHSSGAALPTFLGNHDMGRVGYMLAAAENPLERDELAHELMYLTRGQPVVYYGDEQGFAGTGGDKDARQSLFATQVDEYANQPLVTGEQAGSVDRYGTDAPLYEHIAALADLRDDHPALATGAQIERYADDGAGVYAFSRVHRDEKVEHLVAANNAAQQRTVTFDALTPGATFAPMYGTDTPVTADADGAVTLTVPARSALVLVADRTVGADSAGTLAVVPGASARPGAAMTGVAPVAAGIDDAWAETSFAWRAVGTDEWHDLGTAEDTSPRVFHDVGPDGDALPEGSLVEYRAVTQDADGDRTAASSYASVGVDVSGVVDGPGPDPEIDMVVVAGSHNSEMGCAGDWAPDCAAARLTLADDGTWTGTFELPAGSYEFKVAVNGSWAENYGADGVRDGANIPYSTAGGPVTFTWDPETKVPSVEVGTPGTPGEGQQAAHWVRQGLVLVPADSFGTGDTWAMETGAPEAPTSYNLVPADGSGEVPADVAEDFPHLADHLALEVEGLSRAEATSALQGALRLTRHDGETLTAATGVQIPGVLDDLFATDRTLGVTWRAGTQSSGGQGSGQLGGGKPSSAASFALWAPTARAVTLQVWPAGTSLDDEPRTFEMTRQRDGAWTLDGGRADRRLNWQGVRYRYAVEVYVPSTGQVETNVVTDPYSVGLTLDSTHSVAVDLDAAAWQPKIWRTTKAPVVRDAVDQTIYELHVRDFSSSDESVPERLRGTYGAFGIRGSDGMTHLRSLADAGLTTVHLLPTFDIATIPEDRADQATTGDLSGFAPDGTQQQAAVAEVQAADGFNWGYDPLHFMAPEGSYAVRADGGSRVAEFRSMVGNLHGAGLQVVLDQVFNHTAASGQDPKSVLDRVVPGYYHRQNPVSGAVETSTCCQNVATEHAMASKLMVDSVVTWARDYHVDGFRFDLMGHHSRANMAAVRAALDKLTLRRDGVDGKSVYLYGEGWDFGEVAGNARFEQATQGQLGGTGIGTFSDRLRDAVHGGSPVDGASLFTQGFGTGLFTDPNGNNARLGDPASVNDGGVDEAADLAHQSDLVKLGLAGNLRSFEVTTSSGEQVRGDELDYRGSPAGYADSPEEVVTYVDAHDNETLFDLLALKLPAETPMADRVRMNTVSLATAALSQSPSFWHAGTDLLRSKSLDRNSYDSGDWFNTIDWSGQDNGFGRGLPLAADNEDTWPYRQPLLADAALKPAPDDIAFASAQAAELLELRHSTELFRLGSAELINQKVSFPGSGPEALPGVITMSIDDRAGSSDVDRRLDGVLVVFNASPTAATVEVPELAGRDYALSRVQARGADAVVQQTQWDRAAGTATIPARTVAVLTDPRG comes from the coding sequence ATGTCTCGCTCTGCGCGCCTGCGCCCGGCACAACCGGCACAACTTGGCGCCGCAGCCGTCGCGATCGCCCTCCTGGCCGCCGTCGGGCTCGCAGCCACCACGACGGGCGCGGTCGCAGCCGAACAGGACGGCACCGCCGCCCTCGTCGGCAGCCTCCAGGACGAGCTGGGCTGCGCCGCCGACTGGGACCCGGCGTGCGCCGCCACGGAGCTCGCCCCCCAGCCGGACGGTACGTTCGCCGCGGAGTTCGAGATCCCGGCCGGAACATACGAGTACAAGGTGGCGCTGAACGACTCGTGGGACGAGTCCTACGGCCGCGACGGCGGCCAGGACAACGCCCCGATCCACCTCGAAGGACCGGCCCGGGTCCGGGTCACCTACGACGACGCCACCCACCGCACCGCCCTGACCCCGCTCACCCTCGCGGGCGAGTACACGGACACGGACGAGGCCCTGGTGCACGAGCCCGTCCGGCAGCCGGGCAGCGACGAGCGCTTCTACTTCGTGATGACCGACCGGTTCGCCAACGGTGACCCCACCAACGACGAGGGCGGCCTGACCGGCGACCGGCTCAGCACCGGCTTCGACCCGGAAGACAAGGGCTTCTACCAGGGCGGCGACCTCGCCGGCCTGCGCCAGAACCTCGACTACATCGAGGGCCTGGGCACCACCGCGATCTGGCTCACCCCGAGCTTCCTGAACCGCCCGGTGCAGGGCTCCGGCGCTGACGTGAGCGCCGGCTACCACGGCTACTGGATCACCGACTTCACGCGGATCGACCCGCACCTGGGCACCAATGCCGAGCTCGAGGCGCTGATCGACGACGCCCACGCGCGCGGCCTCAAGGTCTACTTCGACATCATCACCAACCACACGGCCGACGTCGTCGACTACGCCGAGGGCACGTACGACTACGTGGACCAGGCCACCGCCCCGTACACGGACGCCGACGGCAACGTCTTCGACCCGGCCGACCACGCGGGGACGGGCAGCTTTCCCGAGCTCGACGCCGCCACGAGCTTCCCGTACACACCCGTGATCGACGCCGGCGACGAGGACGTGAAGGTCCCGGCCTGGCTCAACGACCCCACGCTCTACCACAACCGAGGCAACTCGACGTGGACGGGGGAGTCCGTCACGTACGGCGACTTCAGCGGCCTGGACGACCTGATGACCGAGCACCCGACGGTCGTGGACGGCTTCGAGGAGATCTACAAGGCGTGGATCGACCTCGGCATCGACGGGTTCCGCATCGACACGGTCAAGCACGTGAACTTCGAGTTCTGGGAGGAGTGGTCCACCGAGATCCAGGACTACGCCCGCGCCCAGGGCAGGGACGAGTTCTTCACGTTCGGCGAGGTGTTCGACGCCGACGCCGCCAAGACCTCCCCGTACGTGCGCCGCACCGACATGAGCTCCGTGCTCGACTTCTCGTTCCAGTCGGCAGCCACGAGCTACGCGAGCGGCAACAGCGCGCAGCGGCTCGCTGACCTGTACGCCTCCGACGACCTGTACACCACGCCGCACAGCAGCGGCGCGGCGCTGCCGACATTCCTCGGCAACCACGACATGGGCCGTGTGGGGTACATGCTCGCCGCCGCCGAGAACCCGCTGGAACGCGACGAGCTGGCGCACGAGCTCATGTACCTCACCCGCGGCCAGCCGGTCGTGTACTACGGGGACGAGCAGGGCTTCGCGGGCACCGGCGGCGACAAGGACGCCCGCCAGAGCCTCTTCGCGACCCAGGTCGACGAGTACGCGAACCAGCCCCTGGTGACGGGCGAGCAGGCCGGCAGCGTCGACCGGTACGGCACCGACGCGCCGCTTTACGAGCACATCGCCGCCCTCGCCGACCTGCGGGACGACCACCCCGCGCTCGCTACGGGCGCCCAGATCGAGCGGTACGCCGACGACGGCGCCGGCGTCTACGCGTTCTCGCGCGTGCACCGCGACGAAAAGGTCGAGCACCTCGTCGCCGCCAACAACGCGGCGCAGCAGCGCACGGTCACGTTCGACGCGCTCACCCCTGGCGCGACCTTCGCCCCGATGTACGGCACCGACACTCCGGTGACGGCCGACGCCGACGGCGCGGTGACCCTGACCGTCCCGGCTCGCTCCGCGCTGGTGCTGGTCGCCGACCGCACGGTGGGTGCCGACTCCGCGGGCACCCTAGCCGTGGTCCCGGGCGCGAGCGCCCGGCCGGGCGCCGCGATGACCGGCGTCGCCCCCGTCGCCGCCGGGATCGACGACGCCTGGGCCGAGACCTCCTTCGCCTGGCGTGCGGTCGGCACCGACGAGTGGCACGACCTCGGCACCGCCGAGGACACGTCGCCGCGCGTGTTCCACGACGTCGGCCCCGACGGCGACGCCCTGCCCGAGGGCTCGCTGGTCGAGTACCGCGCGGTGACGCAGGACGCCGACGGCGACCGCACGGCCGCGAGCTCGTACGCGTCGGTTGGCGTCGACGTGAGCGGCGTCGTCGACGGACCCGGGCCCGACCCGGAGATCGACATGGTCGTCGTCGCGGGATCGCACAACAGCGAGATGGGCTGCGCCGGCGACTGGGCCCCGGACTGCGCGGCCGCGCGCCTCACCCTCGCCGACGACGGCACCTGGACCGGCACGTTCGAGCTCCCCGCCGGGTCGTACGAGTTCAAGGTGGCAGTCAACGGCTCCTGGGCGGAGAACTACGGGGCCGACGGCGTGCGGGACGGCGCGAACATCCCCTACTCGACGGCCGGCGGGCCGGTCACCTTCACCTGGGACCCGGAGACAAAGGTGCCCTCCGTCGAGGTCGGCACGCCCGGAACGCCGGGCGAGGGCCAGCAGGCCGCGCACTGGGTGCGCCAGGGACTGGTCCTGGTCCCGGCCGACAGCTTCGGCACGGGTGACACGTGGGCGATGGAGACGGGCGCGCCGGAGGCGCCGACGTCGTACAACCTGGTGCCCGCCGACGGTTCAGGCGAGGTGCCCGCCGACGTGGCGGAGGACTTCCCGCACCTGGCCGACCACCTCGCCCTGGAGGTCGAGGGCCTGAGCCGCGCCGAGGCGACGTCGGCCCTCCAGGGGGCGCTGCGCCTCACGCGGCACGACGGCGAAACCCTGACCGCGGCCACGGGTGTGCAGATCCCCGGCGTGCTGGACGACCTGTTCGCGACCGACCGCACGCTGGGCGTGACCTGGCGCGCCGGTACGCAGAGCAGTGGCGGGCAGGGCAGCGGCCAGCTGGGCGGCGGCAAGCCCAGCAGCGCGGCGTCGTTCGCGCTGTGGGCGCCGACGGCGCGCGCGGTGACGCTGCAGGTCTGGCCCGCGGGCACGTCGCTGGACGACGAGCCGCGCACCTTCGAGATGACCCGCCAGCGGGACGGTGCCTGGACGCTCGACGGCGGCCGCGCCGACCGCCGGCTCAACTGGCAGGGCGTGCGCTACCGGTACGCGGTCGAGGTGTACGTGCCGAGCACGGGACAGGTCGAGACCAACGTCGTGACCGACCCGTACTCGGTGGGCCTCACGCTCGACTCGACGCACTCGGTAGCGGTCGACCTGGACGCCGCCGCCTGGCAGCCCAAGATCTGGCGCACCACCAAGGCGCCGGTCGTGCGGGACGCCGTGGACCAGACGATCTACGAGCTGCACGTGCGCGACTTCTCCAGCTCCGACGAATCGGTGCCCGAGCGCCTGCGCGGCACCTACGGTGCCTTCGGGATCCGGGGCTCGGACGGCATGACGCACCTGCGCTCCCTGGCCGACGCCGGGCTGACCACCGTGCACCTGCTGCCGACCTTCGACATCGCCACGATCCCCGAGGACCGCGCGGACCAGGCCACGACCGGCGACCTCTCGGGCTTTGCGCCCGACGGTACCCAGCAGCAGGCCGCCGTCGCGGAGGTCCAGGCGGCCGACGGCTTCAACTGGGGCTACGACCCGCTCCACTTCATGGCGCCGGAGGGCTCCTACGCCGTCCGGGCCGACGGCGGGTCGCGGGTCGCCGAGTTCCGCTCGATGGTCGGCAACCTGCACGGGGCCGGGCTGCAGGTGGTGCTGGACCAGGTGTTCAACCACACGGCGGCGTCGGGCCAGGACCCGAAGTCCGTGCTGGACCGCGTGGTACCCGGCTACTACCACCGGCAGAACCCGGTCAGCGGCGCCGTCGAGACCAGCACCTGCTGCCAGAACGTCGCCACCGAGCACGCCATGGCGAGCAAGCTGATGGTGGACTCGGTGGTCACCTGGGCCCGCGACTACCACGTGGACGGGTTCCGGTTCGACCTGATGGGGCACCACTCCCGCGCGAACATGGCGGCGGTCCGGGCGGCGCTCGACAAGCTGACGCTCCGGCGCGACGGCGTGGACGGGAAGAGCGTCTACCTGTACGGCGAGGGCTGGGACTTTGGCGAGGTGGCGGGCAACGCGCGGTTCGAGCAGGCCACGCAGGGTCAGCTCGGCGGCACGGGCATCGGCACGTTCAGCGACCGCCTGCGTGACGCCGTCCACGGCGGCTCGCCCGTCGACGGCGCGTCCCTGTTCACGCAGGGCTTCGGCACGGGGCTGTTCACCGACCCGAACGGCAACAACGCTCGGCTCGGCGACCCGGCGTCGGTCAACGACGGCGGCGTCGACGAGGCAGCGGACCTGGCCCACCAGAGCGACCTCGTGAAGCTGGGTCTGGCCGGGAACCTGCGGTCCTTCGAGGTCACCACCTCGTCGGGGGAGCAGGTCCGCGGTGACGAGCTGGACTACCGGGGCTCACCCGCGGGCTACGCGGACTCGCCCGAGGAGGTAGTGACGTACGTGGACGCGCACGACAACGAGACGCTGTTCGACCTGCTCGCGCTCAAGCTGCCGGCGGAGACCCCGATGGCGGACCGGGTCCGGATGAACACGGTGTCGCTGGCGACCGCCGCGCTGTCGCAGTCGCCCTCGTTCTGGCACGCGGGCACCGACCTCCTGCGGTCCAAGTCCCTGGACCGGAACTCGTACGACTCCGGCGACTGGTTCAACACGATCGACTGGTCGGGGCAGGACAACGGGTTCGGCCGCGGCCTGCCGCTGGCTGCCGACAACGAGGACACGTGGCCCTACCGGCAGCCCCTCCTGGCCGACGCCGCGCTCAAGCCGGCGCCGGACGACATCGCCTTCGCGTCGGCACAGGCCGCGGAGCTGCTGGAGCTGCGGCACTCCACCGAGCTGTTCCGGCTGGGGTCCGCCGAGCTCATCAACCAGAAGGTCAGCTTCCCCGGCTCCGGCCCGGAGGCGCTGCCCGGTGTGATCACCATGTCGATCGACGACCGCGCGGGCTCGTCCGACGTCGACCGCAGGCTGGACGGCGTGCTCGTCGTGTTCAACGCATCGCCGACGGCGGCCACCGTCGAGGTGCCGGAGCTCGCGGGCCGCGACTACGCGCTGTCCCGGGTGCAGGCGCGCGGGGCGGACGCCGTCGTACAACAGACCCAGTGGGACAGGGCGGCCGGTACCGCCACGATCCCGGCCCGGACCGTAGCCGTCCTGACGGACCCCCGAGGCTGA
- a CDS encoding carbohydrate ABC transporter permease — translation MAVKSRGGVRALPLAPAVVLLALFMLGPVVWSFYGSFTNTALTGPAALNPEWIGFDNYTALFGDADFPRALWLTVVFVFLSAVVGQNVLGIALAGLLRSAVKPVRSITSTVVVAAWVLPEIVAAFAAYAFFHSEGTLNTLLGGLGIPPADWLYTTPMLAVILANIWRGTAFSMMVYSAAIVEVPPELTEAAQLDGANGLQRLLFVTLPFIRRSISTNLMLTTLQTLSVFTLIYVMTGGGPGTDSSTLPILAYQEAFRFAQVGYGTAIATVMLIVGAVFSVIYIRALRPEVD, via the coding sequence ATGGCCGTCAAGTCCCGCGGCGGGGTGCGGGCGCTCCCGCTCGCGCCCGCCGTCGTCCTGCTCGCCCTGTTCATGCTGGGCCCCGTGGTGTGGTCGTTCTACGGCTCGTTCACGAACACCGCCCTCACCGGGCCCGCCGCTCTCAACCCGGAGTGGATCGGGTTCGACAACTACACCGCCCTGTTCGGCGACGCCGATTTCCCCAGGGCGCTGTGGCTCACCGTCGTCTTTGTGTTCCTCTCCGCCGTGGTGGGGCAGAACGTCCTGGGCATCGCACTGGCCGGGCTGCTCCGCTCGGCCGTCAAGCCGGTGCGGTCCATCACCTCGACCGTCGTGGTCGCGGCGTGGGTGCTGCCCGAGATCGTCGCCGCGTTCGCCGCGTACGCGTTCTTCCACTCCGAGGGCACGCTCAACACACTGCTCGGCGGCCTCGGGATCCCCCCGGCCGACTGGCTGTACACCACACCGATGCTCGCGGTGATCCTCGCCAACATCTGGCGCGGCACGGCCTTCTCGATGATGGTCTACTCGGCCGCGATCGTCGAGGTTCCGCCCGAGCTCACCGAAGCCGCGCAGCTCGACGGCGCGAACGGGCTGCAGCGGTTGCTCTTTGTGACGCTGCCGTTCATCCGGCGCAGCATCTCGACCAACCTGATGCTCACCACCCTGCAGACCCTGTCGGTGTTCACGCTGATCTACGTGATGACCGGCGGAGGCCCCGGCACCGACAGCTCGACGCTGCCGATCCTGGCCTACCAGGAGGCGTTCCGGTTCGCGCAGGTCGGCTACGGCACGGCCATCGCGACGGTGATGCTCATCGTGGGCGCGGTCTTCTCCGTGATCTACATCCGCGCGCTCCGACCGGAGGTTGACTGA
- a CDS encoding carbohydrate ABC transporter permease, giving the protein MAGLMTAPTVKAERSGTVSRLAGPRATATKVAANLVLVVIAICFVLPMLWVVVASFDAEATLSFGLPDAVTTANFAAIMTPELTWLPLWNAFVLSAGSGAITVVVAVLAAYPLSRYRLRFGKYFLYSVLFGTCLPITAIMVPVYALFVQLNLLDSLPGTVFFMAATSLPMAIWMTKNFMDSVPISLEEAAWTEGASAMQALRRIVLPLMRPGIAVVFIFVFVQAWGNFFVPFVLLLSPEKQPAAVSIFAFFGQYGSVAYGQLAAYSLLYAAPVLGLYVLVTRISGSAFAMAGAVKG; this is encoded by the coding sequence ATGGCCGGCTTGATGACGGCGCCCACCGTGAAGGCGGAACGTAGCGGCACGGTCAGCCGGCTGGCGGGACCGCGCGCCACGGCGACCAAGGTGGCGGCCAACCTGGTGCTGGTGGTGATCGCGATCTGCTTCGTGCTGCCGATGCTGTGGGTGGTCGTCGCGTCGTTCGACGCCGAGGCGACGCTCTCCTTCGGCCTGCCCGACGCCGTGACCACTGCGAACTTCGCCGCGATCATGACGCCGGAGCTGACGTGGCTGCCGTTGTGGAACGCGTTTGTGCTGTCCGCGGGGTCGGGGGCCATCACGGTGGTCGTAGCGGTGCTCGCCGCCTACCCGTTGTCGCGGTACCGCCTGCGGTTCGGCAAGTACTTCCTGTACTCGGTGCTGTTCGGCACCTGCCTGCCGATCACCGCGATCATGGTCCCGGTGTATGCGCTCTTCGTGCAGCTCAACCTGCTCGACTCGCTGCCGGGAACCGTCTTCTTCATGGCGGCGACCTCCTTGCCCATGGCGATCTGGATGACGAAGAACTTCATGGACTCGGTGCCGATCTCCCTGGAGGAGGCGGCGTGGACCGAGGGTGCGTCGGCCATGCAGGCGCTGCGCCGCATAGTGCTGCCGCTCATGCGGCCGGGGATCGCCGTGGTGTTCATCTTCGTGTTCGTGCAGGCATGGGGGAACTTCTTCGTCCCGTTCGTGCTGCTGCTCTCCCCGGAGAAGCAGCCCGCGGCCGTCAGCATCTTCGCGTTCTTCGGGCAGTACGGGTCGGTCGCCTACGGGCAGCTCGCCGCGTACTCCCTGCTCT